The Cellulophaga sp. L1A9 genome window below encodes:
- a CDS encoding vanadium-dependent haloperoxidase gives MKTKFISILLATVVLASCTEEKIIVVSPNELHESVDKVTEIMIHDIFSPPVASRIFAYPNIAAYEIIALHNDKYNSLAGQINDLKEIPRPISGVVINYQMAALIAHIDLSRRLVFSENKINAHRDSLYSDWENSNKTIFEDSKDYGLLVAEHIALWMDNDNYKQTRTMPKFTVDTDDATRWQPTPPAYMDGIEPHWSKIRAFALNTPDQFKPVPPPAFSLEENSDFYMEVKEVYDISLEMAKKGDASNEVEIAQFWDCNPYVSVTKGHLMFATKKITPGAHWIGITKIASRKMNYDFDDTVYAYTKTSMAIADAFISCWDEKYRSNLIRPETVINQYIDENWKPVLQTPPFPEYTSGHSVVSGAASTVLTDIFGDNFSFDDDTETTFGLPIRTFSSFNIAADEAAISRMYGGIHYRAAVEVGVKQGRDLGAFVVSKLKMKNSIDSKPVK, from the coding sequence ATGAAAACAAAATTTATAAGTATTTTATTAGCTACGGTTGTGTTAGCTTCTTGTACAGAGGAGAAAATTATTGTAGTAAGTCCAAATGAATTGCATGAGTCAGTTGATAAAGTGACTGAGATTATGATTCATGATATTTTTTCACCTCCAGTGGCAAGTAGGATATTTGCTTATCCTAATATAGCGGCCTATGAAATTATAGCCCTACATAATGATAAATATAATTCTTTAGCAGGTCAAATAAATGATTTAAAAGAGATTCCTAGGCCAATAAGTGGGGTAGTTATCAATTACCAAATGGCTGCTCTTATTGCGCATATAGATTTAAGCAGGAGGCTTGTTTTTTCTGAAAATAAAATAAATGCCCATAGGGATAGTCTTTATAGCGATTGGGAAAATAGCAATAAAACAATTTTTGAAGACTCTAAAGATTACGGCTTGTTAGTTGCTGAACATATAGCTTTGTGGATGGATAATGATAATTATAAGCAAACCAGAACGATGCCTAAATTTACGGTTGATACTGATGACGCTACACGTTGGCAACCTACCCCACCAGCGTATATGGATGGTATTGAACCCCATTGGAGTAAAATTAGAGCTTTTGCACTTAATACGCCAGACCAATTTAAACCAGTGCCACCTCCGGCTTTTTCTTTAGAAGAAAATTCTGATTTTTATATGGAAGTTAAAGAAGTATATGATATTTCTTTAGAGATGGCAAAAAAGGGAGATGCTTCCAATGAAGTTGAAATTGCACAGTTTTGGGATTGTAATCCATATGTTTCTGTAACTAAAGGACATTTAATGTTTGCAACAAAAAAAATAACTCCTGGCGCACACTGGATTGGTATTACTAAAATTGCATCAAGAAAGATGAATTATGATTTTGACGATACTGTTTATGCTTACACAAAAACATCTATGGCAATTGCAGATGCTTTTATTAGTTGTTGGGATGAAAAATACAGAAGTAATCTTATTCGTCCGGAAACAGTAATCAATCAATATATAGATGAAAATTGGAAACCTGTACTTCAAACGCCTCCTTTTCCAGAATATACAAGTGGTCATTCAGTAGTTTCTGGGGCAGCGTCAACAGTTCTAACGGATATTTTCGGAGATAATTTTTCATTTGATGATGACACGGAGACTACTTTTGGATTACCAATAAGAACATTTTCATCTTTTAATATTGCTGCAGATGAAGCTGCAATAAGTAGAATGTATGGGGGTATTCATTATCGAGCAGCAGTTGAAGTAGGCGTAAAGCAGGGGAGAGATCTCGGGGCGTTTGTGGTGTCTAAATTGAAAATGAAGAATTCAATAGATTCTAAACCAGTAAAATGA